From a region of the Alnus glutinosa chromosome 1, dhAlnGlut1.1, whole genome shotgun sequence genome:
- the LOC133871141 gene encoding predicted GPI-anchored protein 58, producing MNDPSSNSNNNNNQELMQLKPEELQDSGEPPFALLRLNNHQLCTSCGCSGSNPILKRRSPSSSSSFQDPLHPDPSHSEPNPKRLFFEPDDLTLRGFSKVSLGPSPPAQPHSPLRRCVSDPAPATAFVSPPMAPFADASVFQVQNPNPNAPDHSPEHARTGIIPVTPPSNTRLPPLPPSLCRSVSDPSPSPAKAYSRSSSSGDVSVGLAKKQTPDSKKRLRRMKACMREISKWCREVAREPGEEDAEEKDANAAMKDESRPEIEESVFVEKVGEALTVHFKCPCGKGYQILLAGRDCFYKLM from the exons ATGAATGATCCCAGTAGCAATagcaataacaataacaatcaaGAACTCATGCAACTGAAACCAGAGGAGCTCCAAGACTCGGGGGAGCCGCCCTTCGCCTTGCTCCGCCTCAACAACCACCAACTCTGCACCTCTTGCGGCTGCTCTGGCTCCAACCCCATATTGAAACGACGCTCTCCCTCGTCGTCTTCCTCTTTCCAAGATCCACTCCACCCTGACCCCTCCCACTCCGAACCCAATCCCAAGAGGCTCTTCTTCGAGCCAGACGACCTCACCCTCCGTGGTTTCTCCAAGGTCTCCCTCGGCCCCTCACCTCCGGCCCAGCCCCATTCTCCTCTCCGCCGCTGCGTTTCGGACCCGGCCCCCGCCACCGCTTTTGTCTCCCCTCCGATGGCCCCTTTTGCCGATGCCTCAGTTTTTCAGGTCCAGAACCCGAACCCGAACGCTCCTGATCACTCTCCGGAGCACGCGAGGACTGGCATCATCCCGGTAACGCCGCCTTCGAACACTAGGTTGCCACCTCTGCCGCCGTCTCTGTGTCGGTCGGTGTCCGACCCTTCTCCGTCGCCGGCGAAGGCCTATTCACGTTCGTCGAGTTCTGGGGATGTAAGTGTGGGTTTGGCCAAGAAACAGACTCCCGATTCCAAG AAGAGGCTGAGAAGGATGAAGGCTTGTATGAGAGAGATAAGCAAGTGGTGTAGGGAAGTCGCGCGTGAACCGGGCGAAGAAGATGCAGAAGAAAAAGACGCTAATGCCGCAATGAAG GATGAGTCTCGGCCAGAGATCGAGGAATCTGTGTTTGTGGAGAAGGTGGGAGAGGCCCTAACCGTCCATTTCAAGTGCCCCTGTGGCAAAGGCTATCAGATTCTTCTCGCTGGAAGAGACTGTTTCTACAAACTGATGTAG
- the LOC133873108 gene encoding probable folate-biopterin transporter 9, chloroplastic yields MIYPTIFSQNPFATVMPKFYIPPPMPSLSNSKPILCFRRQNSNIINEPPKPGTRFRNPITVSPSQLYLNKSKKQRAYEERRGVSPAGSRQMLLLCGLGYWVQGFRCFPWLALSFHMAHNLNLSPSSLQLVLNSGNLPMVAKPLYGVFSDALYVGGARRIPYVSIGVLLQILSWGPLALIPVAGEALPTLMACVLLSNLGASITEVAKDALVAEYGQKHRIKGLQSYSFMALAAGGILGNLIGGYLLLKTPSSTMFLVFAILLSLQLGISVTTREESLGLTQLPNYSLARKSISESIRKQFYDLVTAISEESICRPLAWIVASIAVVPILSGSIFCYQTQYLHLDASVIGMSRVISQLVLLSMTVLYDRHWKKVPMRKLIGAVQILYAFSLLLDLVLVKQINLKFGMPNEVFVLCFSGLAETLAQFKLLPFWVLLASLCPRGCEGSLTSFLASALCLSSIISGFLGVGLASLLGITSGDYSGLPVGILMQFLAALFPLGWIHCIPTSQAVADEERKRAASKRTRRNRRVGRVVFSSFYAYRRERESEA; encoded by the exons ATGATTTACCCAActattttttctcaaaacccaTTTGCAACAGTGATGCCAAAGTTCTATATCCCCCCACCAATGCCATCTCTCTCCAACTCCAAGCCCATCCTCTGTTTCCGCCGTCAGAACTCCAACATCATCAACGAACCCCCAAAACCCGGAACCCGTTTCAGAAATCCCATCACAGTGAGCCCAAGTCAATTATATCTGAACAAAAGCAAGAAACAGAGGGCATATGAGGAGAGAAGAGGCGTTTCCCCAGCGGGTAGTCGGCAAATGTTGCTTTTGTGTGGACTTGGGTATTGGGTACAGGGTTTCAGGTGTTTCCCATGGCTGGCTCTTAGCTTTCACATGGCCCACAATCTTAACTTGAGCCCTTCATCATTGCAGCTGGTGCTGAATTCTGGTAACCTCCCTATGGTGGCTAAGCCTCTGTATGGAGTGTTTTCTGATGCTTTATATGTTGGCGGCGCTCGAAGAATACCTTACGTTTCCATTGGAG TTCTTTTGCAGATCTTGTCTTGGGGACCATTAGCACTGATCCCTGTTGCTGGTGAAGCGCTTCCAACGCTTATGGCTTGTGTTCTTCTCAGTAACCTTGGAGCATCCATTACAGAAGTCGCAAAAGATGCTCTTGTTGCAGAGTATGGCCAAAAACACAGAATCAAGGGCCTTCAGTCTTATTCATTCATGGCTTTAGCTGCTGGTGGAATCCTAGGAAACTTAATAGGTGGATACTTATTACTGAAAACGCCATCTAGTACCATGTTTCTTGTGTTTGCAATTCTACTTTCTCTTCAACTGGGAATTTCGGTGACAACAAGAGAGGAATCTCTTGGTTTAACACAGCTGCCAAATTACAGTCTTGCCAGGAAATCTATCTCAGAAAGTATCAGAAAACAGTTCTATGATCTTGTAACTGCTATTAGTGAAGAGAGCATCTGCCGCCCCCTTGCTTGGATTGTAGCTTCTATAGCTGTTGTCCCAATTCTTTCAGGTTCTATCTTTTGCTATCAAACACAGTATCTACATCTTGATGCTTCAGTCATTGGGATGTCTCGAGTTATTAGCCAGTTGGTGCTTCTTTCAATGACTGTACTTTATGATCGTCATTGGAAAAAAGTTCCCATGAGGAAACTGATTGGTGCGGTGCAGATTTTGTATGCCTTTTCCCTTCTTCTTGACCTTGTTCTGGTAAAACAGATCAATCTTAAATTTGGGATGCCCAATGAGGTGTTTGTTCTCTGTTTTTCGGGTTTAGCAGAAACTCTTGCGCAGTTTAAGCTCCTTCCTTTTTGGGTGCTATTAGCGAGTTTATGTCCTCGGGGTTGTGAAGGATCTCTCACTTCTTTCTTAGCATCAGCCCTGTGTTTGTCATCGATAATAAGTGGCTTTTTGGGTGTTGGATTGGCTTCTCTTCTTGGAATAACATCTGGGGATTACTCGGGGCTGCCTGTGGGAATTTTGATGCAGTTCCTTGCAGCTTTATTTCCTTTGGGATGGATTCATTGCATACCCACATCACAAGCTGTTGCTGACGAGGAAAGGAAGAGAGCTGCGAGTAAAAGAACTCGAAGAAATAGAAGGGTCGGAAGAGtggtttttagttcattttatgCTTACCGGCGTGAAAGAGAATCTGAGGCATAG
- the LOC133873092 gene encoding haloacid dehalogenase-like hydrolase domain-containing protein At2g33255 isoform X1, with the protein MSLKPNLNTPTITISSICPHPHRNPIPIKYSMPLSSLSKSLLFLHPKRQFHMANFTTPKARLRGVVFDMDGTLTVPAIDFAAMYKAVLGEDEFRRMKAENPSGIDILHHIENWSPEKQLKAHETIADYERQGLDRLQIMPGAAELCGFLDSKKIRRGLITRNVKASVDLFHQRFGMTFSPALSREFRPYKPDPAPLLHICSAWEVLPNEVMMVGDSLKDDVVCGKRAGAFTCLLDESGRYDSPDYATVNFKPDFKVSSLTEVHSLLEEHFDLAP; encoded by the exons ATGTCCCTCAAACCCAATCTCAACACACCCACTATCACTATCTCCTCTATTTGTCCCCATCCCCACAGAAATCCCATACCCATTAAATACTCAATGCCCTTGTCATCCTTATCCAAATCCCTCCTCTTCTTGCACCCAAAACGCCAATTCCACATGGCCAATTTCACCACTCCCAAGGCTCGCCTTCGGGGCGTCGTCTTCGACATGGACGGAACCCTAACCGTCCCCGCCATCGATTTCGCCGCAATGTACAAGGCCGTGCTCGGCGAAGACGAATTCCGGCGGATGAAGGCTGAGAACCCGTCCGGGATTGACATCTTGCACCACATTGAGAACTGGAGCCCCGAGAAGCAGCTCAAGGCCCACGAGACCATCGCCGATTACGAGCGCCAGGGCCTTGATCGCCTCCAGATCATGCCCG GTGCAGCAGAACTTTGTGGGTTTCTTGATTCAAAGAAAATAAG aAGGGGATTAATTACGCGCAATGTTAAGGCATCTGTTGATTTGTTTCATCAAAGGTTTGGG ATGACATTTTCTCCGGCACTAAGCAGGGAATTCCGTCCTTACAAACCAGACCCAGCACCCCTACTACATATCTGTTCAGCTTGGGAAGTTCTACCAAATGAAGTAATGATGGTGGGTGATAGCCTTAAGGATGAT GTGGTTTGTGGGAAGCGAGCAGGAGCATTTACATGCTTGCTTGATGAATCAGGGAGGTATGACTCCCCTGATTATGCTACCGTAAATTTTAAGCCAGATTTCAAGGTGTCTTCTCTTACTGAAGTTCACTCTCTATTGGAAGAACATTTCGACCTAGCACCATGA
- the LOC133873092 gene encoding haloacid dehalogenase-like hydrolase domain-containing protein At2g33255 isoform X2: MSLKPNLNTPTITISSICPHPHRNPIPIKYSMPLSSLSKSLLFLHPKRQFHMANFTTPKARLRGVVFDMDGTLTVPAIDFAAMYKAVLGEDEFRRMKAENPSGIDILHHIENWSPEKQLKAHETIADYERQGLDRLQIMPGAAELCGFLDSKKIRGLITRNVKASVDLFHQRFGMTFSPALSREFRPYKPDPAPLLHICSAWEVLPNEVMMVGDSLKDDVVCGKRAGAFTCLLDESGRYDSPDYATVNFKPDFKVSSLTEVHSLLEEHFDLAP, translated from the exons ATGTCCCTCAAACCCAATCTCAACACACCCACTATCACTATCTCCTCTATTTGTCCCCATCCCCACAGAAATCCCATACCCATTAAATACTCAATGCCCTTGTCATCCTTATCCAAATCCCTCCTCTTCTTGCACCCAAAACGCCAATTCCACATGGCCAATTTCACCACTCCCAAGGCTCGCCTTCGGGGCGTCGTCTTCGACATGGACGGAACCCTAACCGTCCCCGCCATCGATTTCGCCGCAATGTACAAGGCCGTGCTCGGCGAAGACGAATTCCGGCGGATGAAGGCTGAGAACCCGTCCGGGATTGACATCTTGCACCACATTGAGAACTGGAGCCCCGAGAAGCAGCTCAAGGCCCACGAGACCATCGCCGATTACGAGCGCCAGGGCCTTGATCGCCTCCAGATCATGCCCG GTGCAGCAGAACTTTGTGGGTTTCTTGATTCAAAGAAAATAAG GGGATTAATTACGCGCAATGTTAAGGCATCTGTTGATTTGTTTCATCAAAGGTTTGGG ATGACATTTTCTCCGGCACTAAGCAGGGAATTCCGTCCTTACAAACCAGACCCAGCACCCCTACTACATATCTGTTCAGCTTGGGAAGTTCTACCAAATGAAGTAATGATGGTGGGTGATAGCCTTAAGGATGAT GTGGTTTGTGGGAAGCGAGCAGGAGCATTTACATGCTTGCTTGATGAATCAGGGAGGTATGACTCCCCTGATTATGCTACCGTAAATTTTAAGCCAGATTTCAAGGTGTCTTCTCTTACTGAAGTTCACTCTCTATTGGAAGAACATTTCGACCTAGCACCATGA